One window from the genome of Oncorhynchus kisutch isolate 150728-3 linkage group LG21, Okis_V2, whole genome shotgun sequence encodes:
- the LOC109866359 gene encoding exostosin-like 3, with the protein MMQRNGGGVGAGGQPWVLRRVRLTWLSFMLFFILVFFPLIAHYYLTTIDEAGGPDKRIFGPRPGGELCEAKHVQDLCRIRESVSEELLQLEAKRQELNGEIVRLNLRIEACKRSIDSAKQDLLQLKNVISQTEHSYKELMAQNQPKLSLPVRLLPDKDDPGLPPPKSARACRLRSCFDYARCPMTSGFPVYVYDTSSYPWGESLDPLVRQAFATSVKSSIYVTDNPSIACLYVVLVGELQESPSSPLPAPSALEKQLKALPYWRSDGHNHLLVHLSRKSMTQNFLYNVSTGRAAVAQSTFLEQQYREGFDLVVSPLVHALSEPNFLEVPPQVPVKRKYLFTFQGERVESLRSSLQEGPPQSFEEEMEGDPPADYDDRIIGTLKAVQDSRLDRVLVEFTCKSPQPSLPTEWALCGEREERLEILKASTFALVISPGDSQLMASAGNSMRLFEALEVGAIPVVLGDHARLPYHQLVHWSEAAIMVPKPRITELHFLLRSLSDNDLLAMRRQGRFLWETYFSTSENVLGTILASVRTRIQVPPAPIHEEPAQEIPHKAGKMAGTDANMGDNGDLDLGPVETEPPYASPRFLRNFTYTASDTYQTWNRAPGPFHLFPHTPLDPVLPSEAKFLGSGTGFRPIGSGTGGSGKEFQAALGGNVPREQFTVVMLTYEREEVLMNSLERLNGLPYLNKVVVVWNSPKPPSDDLLWPDIGLPIVVVRTEKNSLNNRFLPWDVVETEAILSIDDDAHLRHDEIMFGFRVWREARDRIVGFPGRFHAWDVNHQSWLYNSNYSCELSMVLTGAAFFHKYYAYLYSYVMPQAIRDMVDEYINCEDIAMNFLVSHITRKPPIKVTSRWTFRCPGCPQALSHDDSHFHERHKCINFFVKVYGYMPLLYTQFRVDSVLFKTRLPHDKTKCFKFI; encoded by the exons ATGATGCAGCGTAACGGTGGTGGGGTGGGGGCTGGTGGCCAGCCGTGGGTGCTGCGGCGCGTGCGCCTCACCTGGCTCAGCTTCATGCTCTTCTTCATCCTGGTCTTCTTCCCGCTCATTGCCCATTACTACCTCACCACCATCGACGAGGCAGGCGGCCCCGACAAGCGCATCTTCGGCCCTCGGCCCGGCGGTGAGCTGTGCGAAGCCAAGCACGTGCAGGACCTGTGCCGCATCCGTGAGTCGGTCAGCGAGGAGCTGCTTCAGCTGGAGGCCAAGCGGCAGGAGCTGAACGGGGAGATCGTCCGACTCAACCTACGTATCGAAGCGTGCAAGCGTAGCATCGACAGTGCCAAGCAGGACCTGCTGCAGTTGAAGAACGTCATCAGCCAGACGGAGCACTCGTACAAGGAGCTGATGGCCCAGAACCAGCCCAAGCTCTCGCTTCCCGTGAGGTTATTACCTGACAAGGACGACCCAGGACTACCCCCGCCCAAGTCTGCCCGTGCCTGCCGCCTGCGCTCCTGCTTCGACTACGCCCGCTGCCCGATGACCTCGGGCTTCCCTGTGTACGTCTACGACACGTCCTCCTACCCCTGGGGTGAGTCCCTGGACCCGCTGGTCAGGCAGGCCTTCGCCACCTCGGTGAAGAGCAGCATCTACGTGACGGACAACCCCAGCATCGCCTGTCTGTATGTGGTGCTGGTGGGGGAGCTGCAGGAgtctccttcctcccccctcccggCCCCCTCAGCGCTGGAGAAGCAGCTGAAGGCTTTGCCGTACTGGAGGTCTGACGGACACAACCATCTCCTGGTCCACCTTTCCAGGAAGTCCATGACACAGAACTTCCTGTACAATGTGAGCACGGGCCGGGCGGCAGTGGCCCAGTCCACCTTTCTTGAGCAGCAGTACCGCGAGGGCTTTGACCTGGTGGTGTCCCCACTGGTCCACGCCCTCTCTGAGCCCAACTTCCTGGAGGTGCCGCCCCAGGTACCCGTCAAGAGGAAGTACCTGTTTACCTTCCAGGGCGAGAGGGTGGAGTCTCTGAGGAGCAGCCTGCAGGAGGGGCCGCCTCAATCCtttgaggaggagatggagggagacccgCCAGCCGACTACGACGATCGCATCATCGGAACGCTTAAGGCAGTGCAGGACAGCCGCCTGGATCGGGTGCTGGTGGAGTTCACCTGTAAGAGCCCGCAGCCCAGCCTCCCCACAGAGTGGGCCCTgtgtggggagagggaggagcggCTAGAGATCCTTAAGGCCTCCACCTTTGCCTTGGTCATCTCCCCCGGGGACAGTCAACTGATGGCCTCAGCGGGAAACAGCATGAGGCTGTTTGAGGCCCTGGAGGTGGGGGCCATCCCTGTGGTACTGGGGGACCATGCCAGGCTGCCCTACCATCAGCTGGTCCACTGGAGCGAGGCGGCCATTATGGTGCCCAAGCCCCGCATCACCGAGCTGCACTTCCTGCTACGCAGCCTATCAGACAATGACCTGCTGGCCATGCGGCGGCAGGGCCGCTTCCTGTGGGAAACCTACTTCTCTACCTCAGAGAACGTCCTGGGCACAATTCTGGCTAGCGTCCGGACCCGCATCCAGGTGCCCCCCGCGCCCATCCACGAGGAACCAGCCCAGGAGATCCCCCACAAGGCGGGCAAGATGGCGGGCACGGACGCTAACATGGGTGACAATGGCGACCTGGACCTGGGTCCCGTGGAGACGGAGCCACCCTACGCCTCACCACGCTTCCTTCGAAACTTCACCTACACAGCATCCGACACCTACCAGACCTGGAACCGTGCCCCGGGGCCATTCCACCTCTTCCCTCACACGCCACTGGACCCGGTGCTGCCCTCGGAGGCCAAGTTCCTGGGTTCGGGCACGGGCTTCCGCCCCATTGGCAGTGGCACAGGTGGCTCGGGGAAGGAGTTTCAGGCAGCGCTGGGTGGGAACGTGCCCCGGGAGCAGTTCACCGTGGTCATGCTGACCTATGAGAGGGAGGAGGTTCTGATGAACTCCCTGGAGAGGCTCAACGGGCTGCCTTACCTCAacaaggtggtggtggtgtggaacTCCCCCAAGCCTCCTTCAGACGACCTGCTGTGGCCAGACATCGGCCTGCCCATCGTG GTGGTGCGCACGGAGAAGAACAGCCTCAACAACCGGTTCCTGCCCTGGGACGTCGTGGAGACGGAAGCCATCTTGTCCATCGACGACGACGCCCACCTCCGCCACGACGAGATCATGTTTGGGTTCAG AGTGTGGAGGGAGGCCAGGGACCGCATCGTGGGCTTCCCTGGGAGGTTCCATGCCTGGGACGTCAACCACCAGTCATGGCTCTATAACTCTAACTACTCCTGTGAACTGTCCATGGTACTGACGGGCGCCGCCTTCTTTCACAAG TACTATGCGTACCTGTACTCGTACGTTATGCCCCAGGCCATCCGCGACATGGTGGATGAGTACATCAACTGTGAGGACATCGCCATGAACTTCCTGGTGTCGCATATCACCCGCAAGCCCCCTATCAAG